A portion of the Falco naumanni isolate bFalNau1 chromosome 9, bFalNau1.pat, whole genome shotgun sequence genome contains these proteins:
- the PSTK gene encoding L-seryl-tRNA(Sec) kinase — protein sequence MGQLEACTDVKENTRSDSLSKRQLTEKKLLRRDKLMGKTKAADQPVRRGVNRTVQTLGYELADGAGHGARYRAASAERVSAPCAGRLPGGCPRDPARAGGAGLCRRSVTVLNSSGSLIAVITYPYRLGLINKRRRRQSRTATGPVAALALAAERRGGGGRARVGLCVLGGLPAAGKSTLGRALRRRLPQRRGWACALLAYDELIPPEAFRPREPGAGPLPPCWKRSRRELLQCLEHVLRALLGEDPQAAPAPPAAWHRLLACCQRQGLLCPAEGQAGPGPCWAPPATSRPLYLILDDNFYYQSMRYEVYQLARKYSLSFCQLFLECPLECCLQRNCLRSHPVPDQTIYLMARKIEMPDPKKNAWEQNSLILKSLDGAPEDDEQIISLLATALENPVKQNEEDTEQKEADRAICAASAVHQADQTCRRIISQAMKDAKDKNVLPSEMKSLAEELNKLKAELLEDLRQGNNLKKQICIQNQYSDPAASFISAFQHGASNVVNKYILK from the exons ATGGGACAATTGGAAGCCTGTActgatgtaaaagaaaatacacgTAGCGACAGCTTGTCAAAACGGCAACTAACGGAAAAGAAGCTGCTACGCAGAGACAAACTCATGGGCAAGACCAAGGCTGCTGACCAGCCCGTACGTCGCGGGGTAAATCGCACCGTGCAAACTTTGGGGTACGAGCTAGCGGATGGGGCAGGGCACGGAGCCCGGTACAGAGCCGCCTCTGCAGAACGGGTCTCTGCCCCCTGTGCTGGCCGCCtccccgggggctgcccgcgggACCCAGCGCGTGCAGGCGGGGCCGGGCTCTGCCGAAGGAGCGTCACCGTCCTTAACTCCTCAGGATCTTTAATTGCTGTTATTACGTATCCCTATCGCTTAGGCCTCATCAACAAGCGCA GGCGGCGGCAGTCCCGGACGGCTACTGGGCCGGTGGCGGCGCTGGCGCtggcggcggagcggcggggcggcggcgggcgcgcgCGGGTGGGGCTGTGcgtgctgggggggctgccggccgcCGGCAAGTCCACGCTGGGCCGCGCCCTGCGCCGCCGCCTGCCGCAACGCCGGGGCTGGGCCTGCGCGCTGCTGGCCTACGACGAGCTGATCCCGCCGGAGGCCTTCCGCCCGCGCgagccgggggcggggccgctG CCGCCCTGCTGGAAGCGGAGCCGACGcgagctgctgcagtgcctaGAGCATGTCCTGCGGGCGCTGCTCGGTGAGGACCCGcaggccgcccccgccccgccggccgcctgGCACCGCTTGCTGGCCTGCTGCCAGCGGCAGGGCCTGCTCTGCCCGGCGGAGGGACAGGCCGGACCTGGCCCTTGCTGGGCACCTCCAGCCACGTCTAGGCCGCTCTACCTCATCTTGGATGACAATTTTTACTACCAGAGCATGAGATACGAGGTGTACCAGCTGGCTCGAAAAT ATTCCTTGAGCTTCTGCCAGTTATTTTTAGAGTGTCCACTTGAATGCTGCTTGCAGAGAAATTGTCTAAGAAGCCATCCGGTACCTGACCAGACAATATATCTAATggcaagaaaaatagaaatgccAGATCCCAAGAAGAACGCTTGGGAACAGAACAGCCTCATTCTGAAAAGTTTGGATGGCGCTCCAGAGGATGA tgaGCAGATAATTAGTTTGCTGGCCACTGCTTTGGAAAATCCAGTGAAGCAAAATGAGGAAGACACTGAGCAAAAG GAAGCAGATCGAGCAATCTGTGCAGCTAGTGCTGTCCATCAGGCTGATCAGACGTGCAGACGAATCATCTCTCAGGCAATGAAGGATGCAAAAG aTAAAAACGTACTCCCAAGTGAGATGAAGAGCCTGGCAGAAGAGCTCAACAAACTCAAAGCAGAACTTCTGGAAGACTTGCGgcaaggaaataatttgaaaaaacaaatttgcaTACAAAATCAATATTCAGACCCTGCTGCAAGTTTCATCTCTGCATTCCAACATGGAGCAAGCAATGTagttaataaatatattttaaaataa